The Amblyomma americanum isolate KBUSLIRL-KWMA chromosome 3, ASM5285725v1, whole genome shotgun sequence genome window below encodes:
- the LOC144123674 gene encoding uncharacterized protein LOC144123674, which yields MVLSNRRHCRCSGTFSVFLCSARGNEACTQVNHKIVCDAEVQCKPAVVSHQSGRDSRTACFTGYDSVQACAAAMKDLCGVSPDIYALLLSIMPRSAERTCDVPITDRLVLFLMKLKLGITYSSLAVLFCVSRNTVSRHFKSVLKTLSIATQKWIYRPPDHVIRQTMPNCFKVHYQGCSMIIDCTEVRTEQPYTVQQQRVLYSHYKGGYTLKFFKPW from the exons ATGG TCTTGTCAAACCGACGACATTGCAGATGTTCCGGCACATTTTCGGTGTTCCTGTGTTCGGCACGAGGCAATGAGGCGTGCACTCAAGTCAACCACAAAATTGTTTGCGACGCGGAAGTACAGTGCAAGCCTGCAGTGGTTTCCCACCAGTCTGGTAGAGACAGCAGGACAGCTTGCTTCACAGGATACGACAGTGTCCAAGCATGTGCAGCTGCCATGAAGGATTTGTGCGGCGTGTCCCCCGACATATATGCCCTCCTGCTTAGCATAATGCCCCGTTCTGCTGAGCGAACTTGTGATGTGCCAATAACCGATAGGCTTGTGCTGTTTTTGATGAAGCTTAAACTTGGGATCACTTACTCATCTCTTGCAGTGCTTTTCTGCGTGTCCAGGAACACAGTCTCTCGTCATTTTAAGAGTGTTCTTAAAACACTTAGCATTGCCACGCAGAAGTGGATATATCGGCCTCCTGATCATGTCATTAGACAGACAATGCCAAATTGCTTTAAAGTTCACTACCAGGGCTGCTCGATGATAATTGATTGTACAGAAGTCCGTACAGAACAACCGTACACTGTACAGCAACAGCGTGTGCTGTATTCACATTACAAAGGAGGATATACTCTGAAattctttaagccgtggtaa